From the genome of Phytohabitans rumicis, one region includes:
- a CDS encoding PspC domain-containing protein, whose protein sequence is MTHNPPYKQLRRPMTDRIIAGVASGLGRYFNVDPVLVRVIFAVATLLTAGVAALAYPIMWFLMPEEPADAPAWPTTPTQ, encoded by the coding sequence ATGACCCACAACCCTCCCTACAAGCAACTTCGACGGCCCATGACCGACCGCATCATCGCCGGTGTGGCGAGCGGTCTCGGCCGGTACTTCAACGTCGACCCGGTGCTCGTCCGCGTGATCTTCGCAGTCGCGACCCTCCTCACGGCGGGGGTGGCCGCGCTGGCGTACCCGATCATGTGGTTCCTGATGCCGGAAGAGCCGGCCGACGCTCCGGCCTGGCCGACTACTCCCACTCAATAG
- a CDS encoding PIG-L deacetylase family protein: MTFPPSAPALSDVRRVLAVFAHPDDVDFGAAGTVAGWVDAGIEVAYLLVTRGDAGGFDDTPREQMPTIREKEQRAAAAAVGVKQVDFLDGYADGTVTPTLTLRRDITAAIRRFRPDRILTSSPLRRWERLSGPSHPDHLAVGEATTCAIYPDARNPFAFPELLRDRLEPWVVREVWYSGGPSPDHAVDVTDAYPRKVLALRAHVSQTAHLDPDDGWLRDRMVATAAAAGLPDGRLAEAFTVLRTE; this comes from the coding sequence GTGACGTTTCCACCCTCCGCGCCCGCACTCTCCGACGTTCGGCGCGTACTAGCAGTGTTCGCCCATCCCGACGATGTCGACTTCGGTGCCGCGGGCACCGTGGCCGGGTGGGTGGACGCCGGGATCGAGGTCGCGTACCTGCTCGTGACCCGCGGCGACGCCGGCGGCTTCGATGACACTCCTCGGGAGCAGATGCCCACTATCCGGGAAAAGGAGCAGCGCGCGGCGGCCGCCGCCGTCGGGGTCAAGCAGGTGGACTTCCTCGATGGGTACGCCGACGGCACCGTCACGCCGACGCTGACCCTGCGCCGCGACATCACCGCCGCGATCCGCCGGTTCCGTCCGGACCGGATCCTCACCAGCTCTCCCCTGCGCCGGTGGGAGCGGCTGTCCGGGCCGAGCCACCCCGACCACCTGGCGGTGGGCGAGGCGACCACCTGCGCGATCTACCCGGACGCGCGGAACCCGTTCGCGTTCCCCGAACTCCTCCGCGACCGGCTGGAGCCGTGGGTGGTGCGGGAGGTCTGGTACTCCGGCGGTCCGAGCCCGGACCACGCCGTCGACGTCACCGACGCGTACCCCCGAAAGGTGCTGGCACTGCGCGCGCACGTCTCGCAGACCGCGCACCTCGACCCCGACGACGGCTGGCTCCGCGACCGGATGGTCGCGACCGCCGCGGCGGCCGGCCTGCCCGACGGGCGGCTGGCCGAGGCGTTCACCGTCCTGCGGACCGAGTAG
- a CDS encoding NUDIX hydrolase translates to MKQRRIAAYGVCRDRAGRVLLTRASASADLPGVWQVPGGGVDHGEHPAEAVVREFAEETGLTVVVTGLRTVVSDVLWTKHTDRVIYDVAVRNGALRDEPDGTTDLAAWIAPEELPDLPMMPFTAELFDVPVEPVTAPPLVAPPPVTGPITRGQRFAAYGLVTDPDGHVLLTLIAEGYPGAGKWHLPGGGTDHGEQPATALLRELAEESDQVGRVTELLDVTHRHNPRALGPEGYVIDWHAVRATYRVRVDAPTEPAVTEAGGSTAQARWFSLAEAVDLPLTDVAAAALSRLMTGLDTPG, encoded by the coding sequence GTGAAACAGCGACGGATCGCGGCGTACGGGGTGTGCCGGGACAGGGCCGGAAGGGTGCTGCTGACCCGGGCGTCCGCGAGCGCCGACCTGCCGGGCGTCTGGCAGGTTCCGGGCGGCGGGGTCGACCACGGCGAGCACCCGGCGGAAGCGGTGGTGCGCGAGTTCGCCGAGGAGACCGGGCTGACCGTCGTGGTGACCGGGCTGCGGACCGTGGTGTCCGACGTGCTGTGGACGAAGCACACCGATCGGGTCATTTATGACGTCGCCGTACGTAACGGAGCCTTACGGGACGAACCGGACGGCACCACCGATCTCGCCGCCTGGATCGCTCCGGAGGAACTGCCCGACCTGCCGATGATGCCGTTCACCGCCGAGCTGTTCGACGTACCCGTGGAGCCGGTGACCGCGCCGCCGCTCGTGGCGCCACCGCCCGTCACCGGCCCCATCACGCGCGGCCAGCGGTTCGCGGCGTACGGCCTGGTCACCGACCCGGACGGCCACGTGCTGCTGACGCTCATCGCGGAGGGGTATCCGGGCGCCGGCAAGTGGCACCTGCCCGGCGGTGGCACCGATCACGGCGAGCAGCCCGCGACGGCCCTGCTACGTGAGCTCGCCGAGGAGTCCGACCAGGTCGGGCGGGTGACCGAGCTGCTGGACGTGACCCACCGGCACAACCCGCGGGCGCTGGGCCCGGAGGGCTACGTGATCGACTGGCACGCGGTCCGGGCGACGTACCGGGTACGGGTCGACGCGCCCACCGAGCCCGCTGTGACCGAGGCGGGCGGCTCGACGGCGCAGGCCCGGTGGTTCTCCCTCGCCGAGGCGGTGGATCTCCCCCTGACCGATGTGGCGGCAGCGGCATTATCTCGGTTGATGACCGGTTTGGACACCCCCGGCTAG
- a CDS encoding ATP-binding protein, with the protein MTAVPTEQRPRLDRSRDQRVVAGVASGIARHLGIPALRVRIAFVVLLPLSGLGLLLYAAFWAVLPLQARTADVGQRRNFMHLLPFIAIGLGLILVQTLAFGFGALGVTGLAGWLVAIIAVGAGIIWHESDPERRRQWSETLPRVPWLGAVVDESDRRAFLLRFIGGGVLVAVGIIGVVAVYSPAENFGAVINGILFALVGLAGVAVVAGPVLWRTYNQLRAEREGRIREQERAELAAMVHDQVLHTLALIQRNAADVKSVQRLARGQERSLRNWLYKPVASPTERFAAALEQAAAEVEDTFAITVETVVVGDRDTDERVGALVAAAREALVNAARHAKVQTVSLYAEVEPDQLSVFVRDRGAGFDPSTVGDHRHGVRGSIIGRMQRHGGRATIISEPGDGTEVRLFLPTARDSVTAGKDGS; encoded by the coding sequence ATTACCGCCGTCCCGACCGAGCAGCGCCCACGCCTCGACCGCTCCCGCGACCAGCGCGTCGTGGCCGGTGTGGCGTCCGGGATCGCGCGCCATCTGGGCATTCCGGCGCTGCGGGTGCGGATCGCGTTTGTCGTACTGCTGCCGCTGAGCGGGCTGGGCCTGCTGCTGTACGCGGCGTTCTGGGCGGTGCTCCCGCTCCAGGCCCGTACGGCGGACGTGGGGCAGCGCCGCAACTTCATGCACCTGCTGCCGTTCATCGCGATCGGGCTGGGCCTGATCTTGGTGCAGACGCTGGCCTTCGGGTTCGGCGCGCTCGGCGTCACCGGCCTGGCCGGCTGGCTCGTCGCGATCATCGCGGTCGGCGCCGGCATCATCTGGCACGAGTCCGACCCGGAGCGGCGCCGCCAGTGGAGCGAGACGCTGCCGCGGGTGCCGTGGCTGGGCGCGGTGGTGGACGAGAGCGACCGGCGGGCGTTCCTGCTGCGCTTCATCGGCGGCGGCGTCCTGGTGGCGGTGGGCATCATCGGCGTCGTCGCGGTCTACTCGCCGGCGGAAAACTTCGGCGCCGTGATCAACGGCATCCTGTTCGCCCTGGTGGGGCTCGCCGGCGTGGCGGTGGTGGCCGGTCCGGTGCTGTGGCGCACGTACAACCAGCTGCGCGCCGAGCGGGAGGGCCGGATCCGCGAGCAGGAGCGGGCCGAGTTGGCCGCCATGGTGCACGACCAGGTGCTGCACACGCTGGCGCTCATCCAGCGCAACGCCGCCGACGTGAAGTCCGTGCAGCGGCTGGCCCGTGGGCAGGAGCGCAGCCTGCGCAACTGGCTCTACAAGCCGGTCGCCTCGCCGACCGAGCGGTTCGCCGCCGCGCTGGAGCAGGCGGCGGCCGAGGTCGAGGACACGTTCGCGATCACCGTCGAGACGGTGGTGGTGGGCGACCGGGACACCGACGAGCGGGTCGGCGCGCTGGTCGCCGCGGCCCGCGAGGCGCTGGTCAACGCGGCCCGCCACGCCAAGGTGCAGACCGTCTCGCTCTACGCCGAGGTCGAGCCGGATCAGTTGAGTGTCTTCGTCAGGGACCGGGGCGCCGGTTTTGATCCATCCACCGTGGGGGATCATCGACACGGCGTTCGTGGATCGATCATCGGGCGGATGCAGCGCCACGGGGGCCGCGCCACGATCATCAGCGAACCCGGGGACGGTACGGAGGTCCGGCTGTTCCTGCCGACGGCCAGGGACAGCGTCACAGCCGGGAAGGATGGATCATGA
- a CDS encoding PspC domain-containing protein, which translates to MTDDAAEPRRPEGAESTEPTESGAGFTSRYGLVRPLKGRYLAGVCAAIGRATNTDPVLWRVLLAVLGFFGGIGILIYLGAWLIIPAEGDSASPVESMLGRGRSSMSPLTVIILGVLVAVLFGLIVTDGFRAVVLGAAALIGGALLLNRKPGRPAPLAPAGGEVPFGAGRPWQAAAQAYPPGPAYPPGSGGPTPPTLGFPAAPVPPAPPQPPAPPTPPVPPSSPRPPGSGPAYPPQPYPPQPPTPQGGAYRPPFAPHGPYAGPAGPYPPRYGPPPAPPKPPKPPKERSPLGAATFSLIFVALGLVAALDLGNIVSVGPSTYFFAVLVTLALGLLIGAWFGRARWLIALGFIAAAALGVSTIAETQVGRYETSGSDVYWQPASAAVMADRYEHNFGNAILDLSKVDFTGQDQLVNVHVSFGNLEVIVPPNVDATVQAEVNAGDAQIFDTESSGLQTSPGDIVDNGVDGVGGGKVTIVLKVNAGSAEVHR; encoded by the coding sequence ATGACGGATGACGCTGCCGAGCCCCGCCGACCGGAGGGCGCCGAGTCGACCGAGCCCACCGAGTCCGGTGCCGGGTTTACCTCCCGGTACGGTCTGGTCCGCCCGCTGAAGGGGCGTTACCTGGCCGGCGTCTGCGCGGCGATCGGCCGAGCCACCAACACCGACCCCGTGTTGTGGCGCGTCCTGCTCGCCGTCCTGGGCTTCTTCGGCGGCATCGGGATCCTCATCTACCTCGGCGCCTGGCTGATCATTCCGGCCGAGGGCGACAGCGCCTCGCCGGTCGAGTCGATGCTCGGCCGCGGCCGATCCAGCATGTCACCGCTCACCGTGATCATCTTGGGGGTACTGGTCGCCGTGCTCTTCGGCCTGATCGTCACTGACGGCTTCCGGGCTGTGGTGTTGGGAGCGGCCGCGCTCATCGGGGGCGCGCTACTGCTCAACCGGAAGCCTGGCCGCCCCGCTCCGCTGGCACCCGCAGGGGGTGAGGTGCCATTCGGAGCGGGGCGGCCCTGGCAGGCCGCCGCACAGGCGTACCCGCCGGGTCCGGCGTACCCGCCGGGTTCGGGCGGGCCTACGCCGCCCACCCTCGGTTTCCCGGCGGCACCGGTGCCGCCCGCTCCACCGCAGCCGCCGGCTCCGCCCACTCCGCCGGTCCCACCGTCGAGCCCGCGACCGCCCGGCTCCGGGCCCGCTTACCCACCCCAGCCGTACCCGCCGCAGCCGCCGACCCCGCAGGGCGGTGCCTACCGGCCACCGTTCGCCCCGCACGGCCCGTACGCCGGCCCCGCCGGCCCCTACCCACCCCGGTACGGGCCGCCGCCGGCACCGCCCAAGCCGCCGAAGCCGCCCAAGGAGCGCTCGCCGCTCGGCGCCGCGACGTTCTCGCTGATCTTCGTGGCGCTGGGCCTGGTGGCCGCGCTCGACCTGGGCAACATCGTCAGCGTGGGCCCGTCCACGTACTTCTTCGCGGTGCTCGTCACCCTCGCGCTGGGTCTGCTCATCGGAGCCTGGTTCGGCCGGGCCCGCTGGTTGATCGCGCTGGGCTTCATCGCCGCCGCCGCGCTCGGCGTCTCGACGATCGCCGAGACACAGGTCGGCCGGTACGAGACCTCCGGCAGCGACGTCTACTGGCAGCCGGCCAGCGCGGCGGTGATGGCCGACCGGTACGAGCACAACTTCGGCAACGCCATCCTCGATCTGTCCAAGGTGGACTTCACCGGTCAGGACCAGCTCGTCAACGTCCACGTCAGCTTCGGCAACCTGGAAGTGATCGTCCCGCCGAACGTCGACGCGACCGTGCAGGCCGAGGTCAACGCCGGCGACGCGCAGATCTTCGACACCGAGTCCAGCGGCCTGCAGACCAGCCCCGGCGACATCGTCGACAACGGTGTGGACGGGGTCGGCGGCGGCAAGGTCACCATCGTCCTCAAGGTCAACGCCGGCTCAGCGGAGGTGCACCGCTAA
- the guaA gene encoding glutamine-hydrolyzing GMP synthase — translation MSVPRPVLVVDFGAQYAQLIARRVREAKVYSEIVPHSMPIAEMLAKDPAAIILSGGPSSVYEPGAPQIDAKLFDAGVPVFGICYGFQAMAQALGGTVAHTGQREFGGTTLAARPNASVLLRDLPAEISVWMSHGDCVTEAPSGFAITAGSPGAPVAAFEDLIGRRAGVQFHPEVAHTAHGQAMLTRFLYDIAGIEPTWTMGNIIDDQVAAIRAQVGDKEVICALSGGVDSAVAAALVHKAVGDQLTCVFVDHGLLRAGEAEQVEQDYVAATGIKLKVVDAADRFLGALAGVTDPEEKRKIIGREFIRVFEQAAREVAAAGDVEFLVQGTLYPDVVESGGGTGTANIKSHHNVGGLPDDLRFALVEPLRTLFKDEVRQLGLSLGLPEAMVWRHPFPGPGLAIRIIGAVSADRLELLRAADLIARQELTAAGLDRDVWQFPVVLLADVRSVGVQGDGRTYGHPVVLRPVSSEDAMTADWSRLPYDVIARISTRITNEVPEVNRVVLDVTSKPPGTIEWE, via the coding sequence ATGAGCGTGCCGCGCCCTGTTCTGGTCGTCGACTTCGGAGCCCAGTACGCCCAGTTGATCGCCCGCCGGGTGCGTGAGGCGAAGGTCTACTCGGAGATCGTCCCGCACTCGATGCCGATCGCCGAGATGCTGGCCAAGGACCCTGCCGCGATCATCCTGTCCGGCGGCCCCTCCAGCGTGTACGAGCCGGGCGCCCCGCAGATCGACGCGAAGCTCTTCGACGCGGGCGTGCCGGTCTTCGGCATCTGCTACGGCTTCCAGGCGATGGCCCAGGCGCTCGGCGGCACGGTGGCGCACACCGGCCAGCGCGAGTTCGGCGGTACGACGCTGGCCGCCCGCCCCAACGCCAGCGTGCTGCTGCGCGACCTGCCGGCGGAGATCTCCGTGTGGATGAGCCACGGCGACTGCGTCACCGAGGCGCCGAGCGGCTTCGCGATCACGGCCGGGTCGCCCGGGGCGCCGGTGGCCGCGTTCGAAGACCTGATTGGCCGGCGGGCCGGCGTGCAGTTCCACCCGGAGGTGGCGCACACCGCGCACGGGCAGGCGATGCTGACCCGCTTCCTGTACGACATCGCCGGCATCGAGCCGACCTGGACGATGGGCAACATCATCGACGACCAGGTCGCCGCGATCCGGGCCCAGGTGGGCGACAAGGAGGTCATCTGCGCGCTGTCCGGGGGTGTGGACAGCGCGGTGGCCGCCGCCCTCGTCCACAAGGCCGTCGGCGACCAGCTCACCTGCGTGTTCGTCGACCACGGGCTGCTGCGCGCGGGCGAGGCCGAGCAGGTCGAGCAGGACTACGTGGCGGCGACCGGCATCAAGCTCAAGGTGGTCGACGCGGCCGACCGGTTCCTGGGCGCCCTCGCCGGGGTCACCGACCCGGAGGAAAAGCGGAAGATCATCGGCCGGGAGTTCATCCGGGTCTTCGAGCAGGCCGCCCGCGAGGTCGCGGCCGCCGGCGACGTGGAATTCCTGGTCCAGGGGACGCTCTACCCCGACGTGGTGGAGTCCGGCGGCGGCACCGGCACCGCCAACATCAAGTCGCACCACAACGTCGGCGGGCTCCCCGACGACCTACGCTTCGCCCTGGTCGAGCCGCTGCGCACCCTCTTCAAGGACGAGGTACGCCAGCTCGGCCTGTCGCTCGGCCTGCCCGAGGCGATGGTCTGGCGGCACCCGTTCCCCGGGCCGGGCCTCGCGATCCGCATCATTGGTGCGGTCTCCGCCGACCGGCTGGAGCTGTTGCGCGCCGCCGACCTCATCGCTCGCCAGGAGCTGACCGCCGCCGGGCTGGACCGGGACGTGTGGCAGTTCCCGGTGGTGCTGCTGGCCGACGTGCGCTCGGTGGGCGTCCAGGGCGACGGCCGGACGTACGGCCACCCGGTCGTGCTGCGCCCGGTCTCCAGCGAGGACGCGATGACCGCCGACTGGTCGCGCCTGCCGTACGACGTGATCGCCCGGATCTCCACCCGCATCACCAACGAGGTGCCCGAGGTCAACCGCGTGGTGCTGGACGTCACCAGCAAGCCCCCGGGCACTATTGAGTGGGAGTAG
- a CDS encoding NUDIX domain-containing protein encodes MTPALEPLRRIAAYAVLTDSNGQVLLVRASPRSGTPGVWSLPGGAVDHGEDPNHTVVRETAAETGLSVAVTGLRDVLADMRALPHRGITIHTDRLIYEVSVRGGTLCDRVGQPTDLARWHTIEAAKALPLRPFTAGALDLPADSVDLRPDEAPDFPSFYAVPGPDGLHRAQRFAAYAVATDPGGRVLLTRVADGYPGAGCWHLPGGGTDYGEQPGAALIRELHEETGQRGRLVALLGVASHRDAASLGPEGYPIDWHGVRAFYRVEVESPAPPTVGDVGGSTSEARWFGLDELRALRSHELTEVTAEAMQAARL; translated from the coding sequence GTGACCCCCGCGCTCGAACCGCTTCGCAGGATCGCGGCCTACGCCGTTTTGACCGATTCAAATGGCCAGGTGCTGCTGGTCCGCGCGTCGCCACGCTCCGGAACCCCGGGCGTCTGGTCGCTGCCGGGTGGCGCGGTGGATCACGGTGAAGACCCCAACCACACCGTCGTACGCGAGACCGCCGCGGAAACCGGTCTGTCCGTCGCGGTGACAGGGCTGCGCGACGTACTGGCCGACATGCGGGCGCTCCCGCACCGGGGCATCACGATCCACACCGACCGGCTGATCTACGAGGTCTCGGTCCGCGGCGGCACGCTGTGCGATCGCGTCGGCCAGCCCACCGACCTGGCCCGCTGGCACACGATCGAGGCGGCCAAGGCGCTGCCGCTGCGCCCGTTCACCGCTGGCGCGCTGGACCTGCCCGCGGACAGCGTCGATCTGCGGCCGGACGAGGCGCCGGACTTCCCCTCGTTCTACGCCGTGCCCGGTCCGGACGGGCTGCACCGGGCCCAGCGTTTCGCCGCGTACGCCGTGGCCACCGACCCGGGCGGCCGCGTGCTGCTCACCCGGGTGGCGGACGGCTACCCCGGCGCCGGCTGCTGGCACCTGCCCGGCGGCGGCACCGACTACGGCGAGCAGCCCGGCGCGGCGCTGATCCGCGAACTGCACGAGGAGACCGGCCAGCGCGGCCGCCTGGTCGCGCTGCTGGGCGTGGCCAGCCACCGCGACGCGGCCTCGCTCGGGCCCGAGGGCTATCCGATCGACTGGCACGGCGTGCGGGCCTTCTACCGGGTCGAGGTCGAGTCGCCCGCGCCGCCGACCGTGGGCGACGTCGGTGGGTCGACATCCGAGGCGCGCTGGTTCGGGCTGGACGAGTTGCGGGCGCTGCGGTCACACGAGCTGACCGAGGTGACCGCCGAGGCGATGCAGGCGGCCCGGCTCTAG
- a CDS encoding CDP-alcohol phosphatidyltransferase family protein, protein MRRSGTFARQVLLVRVGRRRPEPTGGTTVVVPAHPSLDRLTDDDIESLLPMSPAPAGAAAAAGMTIPLLPGEHTAARRAKFMIVNVCTLGSLTLGLLAIFLAMQGDVRAAAACLIACVVFDGLDGALARRFEVASPFGAQMDSLADMCSFGLAAPVVVYASLVGTVPTAAAAAGCTLVAGCAAIRLARFNVSPKDGRFFCGVPTTMAAAVLAVGVLIDLPMSGAAQLAGVALLAFAMVSSFPYAKLARLIKLPPWLWLLPVVGALVDPRMTFTVVVVGYLASGPLLWLRHRP, encoded by the coding sequence TTGCGCCGCAGTGGCACGTTCGCCCGGCAGGTTCTGCTGGTCCGGGTCGGACGGCGGCGGCCCGAGCCGACCGGCGGCACCACGGTGGTCGTGCCCGCGCACCCAAGTCTCGACCGGCTGACCGACGACGACATCGAGTCGCTTCTGCCGATGAGCCCGGCCCCGGCCGGTGCGGCAGCCGCGGCCGGCATGACGATCCCGCTGCTGCCCGGCGAGCACACGGCCGCCCGGCGCGCCAAGTTCATGATCGTCAACGTGTGCACGCTCGGCAGTCTCACGCTCGGGCTGCTCGCGATCTTCCTGGCCATGCAAGGCGACGTACGCGCCGCCGCCGCCTGCCTCATCGCCTGCGTGGTCTTCGACGGCCTGGACGGCGCGCTGGCCCGCCGGTTCGAGGTGGCCAGCCCGTTCGGCGCCCAGATGGACTCGCTGGCCGACATGTGCTCGTTCGGCCTGGCGGCGCCGGTGGTGGTCTACGCCTCCCTGGTCGGCACCGTCCCCACGGCCGCCGCGGCCGCCGGGTGCACGCTGGTCGCCGGGTGCGCCGCGATCCGGCTGGCCCGCTTCAACGTCTCGCCCAAGGACGGGCGCTTCTTCTGCGGCGTGCCCACCACCATGGCCGCCGCCGTACTCGCCGTCGGCGTCCTCATCGACCTGCCCATGTCGGGCGCCGCTCAGCTCGCCGGTGTGGCCCTGCTCGCGTTCGCGATGGTATCCAGCTTCCCGTACGCCAAGCTGGCCCGGCTCATCAAGCTGCCGCCGTGGCTGTGGCTGCTGCCGGTGGTCGGTGCCCTGGTCGACCCGCGAATGACGTTCACCGTCGTGGTGGTCGGCTACCTGGCCAGCGGCCCCCTCCTCTGGCTCCGCCACCGCCCCTAA
- a CDS encoding phosphatidylserine decarboxylase, which translates to MTNARAARTLTAELARHTGPKTCLLVGVDGRSATLAAALQALLPGDALTVVPGDGAAVGALRDHLAAQGRWVADRVRVVDSIAEADPAEVVVVGEPLTGSAEEARATVEGLTKYLADGGVLSIAAGLTGGAAAELDRQGALFGVGVDTVVRNNPPLRVHRLRFTPADTSAAARVTPAYRPSSVPLTRGMHIDSNGVAAAGIALGVAALIRATRPKSRLWLVPALAAAPVAAFFRDPQRDVPDDETAVVAASDGKVLSVERVRDDRFGPDEFLRVAVFLSVLDVHVNRAPVAGKVVDYFVTDGGFAAAMKPEAEHNVAAYTVLDTARGTVVVAQRTGLIARRIVQRAPVGALLAKGERFGLIRFGSRTDVYLPAEAATPAVAPGDRVRGATSVIAHWT; encoded by the coding sequence GTGACCAACGCTCGAGCCGCCCGCACGCTCACCGCCGAACTGGCCCGCCACACCGGTCCCAAGACCTGCCTGCTCGTCGGCGTCGACGGCCGCTCCGCCACGCTGGCCGCGGCGCTCCAGGCACTCCTGCCGGGCGATGCGCTCACCGTCGTACCAGGGGACGGCGCCGCGGTGGGCGCGCTCCGCGACCACCTCGCGGCCCAGGGCCGCTGGGTCGCCGATCGGGTACGCGTCGTCGACTCGATCGCCGAAGCGGACCCGGCCGAGGTGGTCGTCGTCGGTGAGCCGCTGACCGGCAGCGCCGAAGAGGCCCGGGCGACGGTCGAAGGACTGACCAAGTACCTCGCCGACGGCGGCGTACTCTCCATCGCCGCCGGCCTCACCGGGGGCGCCGCGGCGGAGCTCGACCGGCAAGGCGCGCTCTTCGGCGTCGGCGTGGACACGGTGGTGCGCAACAACCCGCCGCTGCGCGTACACCGGCTGCGGTTCACCCCGGCGGACACCTCGGCCGCGGCCCGCGTCACCCCCGCGTACCGACCGTCCAGCGTGCCCCTGACCCGCGGCATGCACATCGACTCGAACGGCGTGGCCGCGGCGGGCATCGCCCTCGGCGTGGCCGCGCTGATCCGGGCCACCCGGCCGAAATCCCGGCTGTGGCTGGTGCCGGCGCTCGCCGCGGCACCCGTGGCGGCGTTCTTCCGCGACCCCCAGCGGGACGTCCCGGACGACGAGACCGCCGTGGTGGCGGCCAGCGACGGCAAGGTGCTCTCCGTCGAGCGGGTCCGCGACGACCGGTTCGGGCCGGACGAGTTCCTGCGCGTGGCGGTGTTCCTGTCCGTGCTGGACGTACACGTCAACCGCGCGCCGGTGGCCGGCAAGGTGGTCGACTACTTCGTCACCGACGGCGGGTTCGCCGCGGCCATGAAGCCCGAGGCCGAGCACAACGTGGCCGCGTACACGGTGCTGGACACCGCGCGCGGCACCGTCGTGGTGGCCCAGCGCACCGGCCTGATCGCCCGCCGGATCGTGCAGCGCGCCCCGGTGGGCGCCCTGCTGGCGAAGGGCGAACGGTTCGGCTTGATCAGGTTCGGCTCCCGCACCGACGTCTACCTCCCCGCCGAAGCCGCCACCCCCGCCGTAGCCCCCGGCGACCGCGTCCGAGGCGCCACCTCCGTAATAGCCCACTGGACCTAG
- a CDS encoding response regulator has protein sequence MTDSEAPRRLRVFLVDDHAMFRAGVRAELGVHVDVIGEASTVSEAVNRIAATEPDVVLLDVHMPEGGGRAVLDAMRRTHPHVRFLALSVSDAAEDVIGLIRAGARGYVTKTISPDELAAAIRRVAEGDAVFSPRLAGFVLDAFAARPDAPVADPELDQLTNREREVLRLLARGYAYKEIAKELFISIKTVETHVSNVLRKLQMSNRYELSRWAADRRLV, from the coding sequence ATGACCGACTCAGAGGCGCCACGCCGGCTGCGGGTCTTCCTCGTCGACGACCACGCGATGTTCCGCGCCGGGGTACGGGCGGAGCTGGGCGTGCACGTCGACGTGATCGGCGAGGCGAGCACGGTGAGCGAGGCCGTCAACCGGATCGCGGCGACCGAGCCCGACGTGGTGCTGCTCGACGTACACATGCCGGAGGGCGGCGGTCGCGCGGTGCTGGACGCGATGCGGCGTACCCATCCGCACGTGCGCTTCCTGGCGCTGTCGGTCTCCGACGCGGCCGAAGACGTGATCGGCCTGATCCGGGCCGGCGCGCGCGGCTACGTCACCAAGACCATTTCGCCGGACGAGCTGGCGGCGGCGATCCGCCGGGTTGCCGAGGGCGACGCGGTCTTCAGCCCGCGGCTGGCCGGGTTCGTGCTCGACGCGTTCGCCGCGCGCCCGGACGCGCCGGTGGCCGACCCCGAGCTGGACCAGCTCACCAACCGCGAGCGGGAAGTGCTGCGGCTGCTCGCGCGCGGCTACGCGTACAAGGAGATCGCCAAGGAGCTCTTCATCTCCATCAAGACGGTGGAGACCCACGTCTCGAACGTGCTCCGCAAGCTGCAGATGTCCAACCGCTACGAGCTGTCCCGCTGGGCCGCCGACCGCCGTCTGGTCTAG